A genomic segment from Nicotiana tabacum cultivar K326 chromosome 7, ASM71507v2, whole genome shotgun sequence encodes:
- the LOC142162462 gene encoding uncharacterized protein LOC142162462, translated as MVGTTGNEPEFTPRASSYLFLHPSDVPGTSLVGVPFSDTGFGGWKRSIIVSLSARNKIAFIDGTLPRSPINSPECKQWDRVNNMVISWLTSSLSAEIAESVQYSETAESIWRQLNIRYGTINGTKKFEIKRELAYMSRGS; from the coding sequence ATGGTTGGTACTACTGGTAATGAGCCTGAATTCACTCCTCGTGCTTCAAGTTATCTGTTCCTTCATCCTAGTGATGTCCCTGGTACATCACTGGTTGGTGTTCCTTTCTCCGATACTGGATTTGGAGGTTGGAAAAGGAGCATTATCGTGTCTCTTTCAGCTAGAAATAAAATAGCTTTTATCGATGGAACTCTCCCTAGGTCTCCTATTAATTCACCTGAGTGCAAACAATGGGATAGGGTGAACAACATGGTAATTTCCTGGTTGACAAGCTCCTTGTCCGCTGAGATTGCAGAAAGTGTTCAATATTCAGAGACTGCTGAGAGTATTTGGAGGCAATTAAATATTAGGTATGGAACAATTAATGGAACTAAGAAATTCGAAATTAAGAGGGAGTTGGCTTACATGTCAAGGGGCTCTTGA